In Synechococcus sp. PCC 6312, one genomic interval encodes:
- the rfbG gene encoding CDP-glucose 4,6-dehydratase — MTEFWQGKRVFLTGHTGFKGSWLTLWLMSLGAVVYGYSLEPETNPSLFVQLSLEKEIDYHLGDIRDAETLVQKIISFQPDIVLHLAAQPLVRRSYIEPLQTWDVNVLGTIHVLEALKKLAHPCAAVFITTDKCYENREWVYSYREEDALGGYDPYSSSKAGAEIAIASWRRSFFNSSHINIKIASARAGNVIGGGDWAEDRIVPDAMRSLHAQQPIPVRNPQATRPWQHVLEPLGGYLLLAKKLYYQILEPKASVNLFDTAFNFGPNLSSNRPVKELVTTILNYWPGHWQDCSSPTALHEAKLLNLTTDKAFHTLGWQPVWGFEQTIEKTVHWYRQASQLDSSQQYSDLRKLTLDQIQDYSRDQVRPQHKESSDRSVTL, encoded by the coding sequence ATGACCGAATTCTGGCAAGGAAAGCGAGTTTTTCTAACCGGCCATACTGGCTTCAAGGGAAGTTGGTTAACACTTTGGCTAATGTCATTGGGGGCCGTGGTTTATGGTTATAGCCTAGAACCTGAAACTAACCCCTCTCTTTTTGTGCAACTTTCACTTGAGAAGGAGATTGACTATCACCTAGGAGATATCCGAGATGCTGAAACCCTTGTTCAGAAAATTATTTCGTTTCAGCCTGACATCGTCCTCCACTTAGCAGCTCAGCCTCTTGTCCGCCGGAGTTATATAGAGCCGTTACAAACTTGGGACGTTAATGTTCTCGGTACAATCCATGTTTTAGAAGCTCTCAAGAAATTGGCTCATCCCTGTGCTGCGGTCTTTATCACGACAGATAAATGCTACGAAAACCGAGAGTGGGTTTACAGCTACCGAGAAGAGGATGCCTTAGGTGGCTACGACCCTTATAGTAGTAGCAAGGCTGGGGCCGAGATTGCCATTGCTAGTTGGAGACGTAGTTTCTTTAATTCTTCTCATATCAACATCAAGATTGCTTCCGCACGGGCTGGAAACGTTATTGGTGGGGGAGATTGGGCTGAAGACCGAATTGTTCCTGATGCGATGCGTTCCTTGCATGCTCAACAGCCTATTCCGGTCAGAAACCCGCAAGCTACTCGTCCTTGGCAGCATGTTTTAGAACCTTTAGGAGGATATTTACTCTTAGCTAAGAAGCTCTACTACCAAATTCTTGAGCCGAAAGCCTCAGTAAATCTTTTTGACACTGCATTCAATTTTGGCCCAAACCTGAGTTCAAACCGCCCTGTAAAAGAACTTGTGACCACTATCCTCAACTATTGGCCAGGCCACTGGCAAGATTGCTCAAGCCCAACTGCCCTCCATGAAGCCAAACTCTTAAACTTGACAACAGACAAGGCGTTTCATACATTGGGGTGGCAGCCCGTTTGGGGCTTTGAGCAAACTATTGAAAAAACAGTTCATTGGTATCGCCAGGCCAGTCAACTTGATTCAAGCCAGCAATATAGTGATCTTCGAAAGCTAACTCTTGATCAGATTCAGGACTATTCCCGAGACCAAGTTAGGCCGCAGCACAAAGAATCTTCAGATCGCTCAGTTACGTTATAG
- the rfbH gene encoding lipopolysaccharide biosynthesis protein RfbH, with protein sequence MTQTPIKPSGIPDQEESLREKVFDTVKEFYQYKFAKREFHPGQTYVPVSGKVFDEHELVNLVDSSLDFWLTTGRYAAEFEARFAEWMGVKHCLLVNSGSSANLVALSTLTSERLGDKRLRPGDEVITVAAGFPTTVNPIFQNQLKAVFLDIQLGTYDIDVSQLEAAYSSQTKAIMVAHTLGNPFNLDAVMAFAEKYDLWVIEDNCDAVGSEYNGQKTGSFGHLATVSFYPAHHMTMGEGGAVLTNDTRLKKIAESFRDWGRDCWCPPGVDNTCNKRYGWQLGTLPFGYDHKYTYSHVGYNLKMTDMQAAVGVAQLEKLPQFIAQRQANYQFLYEKLQDLTNYLILPEPAPNSTPSWFGFLLYVREDALFSRNELVQYLEEQRIGTRLLFGGNLVRQPAYKSLDYRTVGNLKHTDDVMERSFWIGLYPGLTTEMLDYVVSVIKDFCWRY encoded by the coding sequence ATGACCCAGACCCCAATTAAACCCTCTGGAATACCTGATCAAGAAGAGTCCTTGCGGGAAAAAGTTTTTGATACTGTTAAAGAGTTCTATCAATATAAATTTGCCAAACGAGAGTTTCATCCAGGCCAAACCTATGTTCCGGTTTCTGGTAAGGTTTTTGATGAGCATGAGTTAGTTAACCTTGTAGATTCCTCCTTAGATTTTTGGTTGACCACAGGCCGGTATGCCGCAGAATTTGAAGCCCGTTTTGCTGAATGGATGGGTGTCAAGCATTGTCTTCTGGTCAATTCAGGTTCTTCCGCTAATTTAGTAGCCCTTTCTACTCTGACCTCAGAGAGATTAGGTGATAAACGGCTCCGGCCTGGTGATGAAGTTATTACCGTGGCCGCAGGTTTTCCCACTACAGTTAATCCTATTTTTCAAAATCAACTAAAGGCAGTTTTTTTAGACATTCAATTGGGAACTTATGATATTGATGTTTCTCAACTAGAAGCGGCTTATTCTTCCCAAACCAAGGCTATTATGGTTGCTCACACATTAGGGAATCCGTTCAATCTAGATGCAGTTATGGCATTTGCCGAAAAATATGATCTCTGGGTAATTGAAGATAATTGTGATGCGGTTGGTAGCGAATATAACGGACAGAAAACCGGCAGCTTTGGACATTTAGCCACCGTCAGTTTTTATCCAGCGCATCACATGACCATGGGCGAAGGGGGGGCTGTCTTGACTAATGACACTCGCCTAAAAAAAATTGCTGAATCTTTCCGAGATTGGGGGCGGGATTGTTGGTGTCCACCAGGTGTAGATAATACCTGTAACAAGCGGTATGGCTGGCAATTAGGCACTTTACCTTTTGGGTATGATCACAAATATACCTATAGCCATGTGGGTTATAACTTGAAAATGACTGATATGCAGGCTGCTGTTGGTGTAGCCCAGCTAGAAAAGTTACCTCAATTTATTGCCCAACGCCAGGCCAACTATCAATTTTTGTATGAGAAATTGCAAGACCTAACGAACTATTTAATCTTGCCAGAACCTGCACCTAATTCGACCCCAAGCTGGTTTGGTTTTTTACTCTATGTCAGAGAAGATGCACTGTTCTCTCGTAATGAGCTAGTCCAATACTTGGAAGAGCAGCGAATTGGGACTCGGTTATTGTTTGGGGGGAATCTTGTTCGACAACCAGCTTATAAGAGCTTAGATTATCGGACGGTGGGGAATCTGAAACATACGGATGATGTGATGGAGCGGAGTTTCTGGATTGGACTGTATCCAGGACTAACTACGGAAATGTTAGATTATGTTGTGAGTGTTATCAAAGACTTTTGTTGGAGATATTAG